A stretch of the Papaver somniferum cultivar HN1 chromosome 6, ASM357369v1, whole genome shotgun sequence genome encodes the following:
- the LOC113287074 gene encoding type IV inositol polyphosphate 5-phosphatase 3-like, whose product MAPLMKPNFRRQSEFFWPRIVLKKLLNIHKNEDDFSADPDEADSGSDSDDEEIGVNKVEQSKFVFNGNETFIKRRRRNSETFRTQYINNKEIRVCVGTWNVGGVVPPDDLDIKDWLDTDELADIYVLGFQEIVPLNAGNIFGAEDNKPVQVWESVIRNTLNKTQPLKEKTFKCYSAPPSPTKTSTLNDIVDMEDEILNGTSSDDEIGEEVHPVDDESMDFFDQMDGSEDSVKLPTLAVVLKALREEEELESEIISPKILKALKQDRLETVRILQALKEEGLENEVISPKVLSRLNCLKLEDSLGSPEPAVKHQQKILNRNLSGIEKIGLSWPEPPLNFVGQHVHERAKSFKSVKTFKKSDSIRKYNSFKPAPSGDRFGFAETDSILDCDLDAHIAKKRPPFVKIVSKQMVGVFITIWVRRGLRRHIQNLKVSAVGVGVMGYIGNKGSVSVSMSIYQTPFCFICTHLTSGEKEENEVKRNSDVQEIHRRTQFHSVSAIGLAKTISDHERIFWFGDLNYRISLPYEKTCKLISESAWSSLLEKDQLSKEFKKGHVFEGWKEGTLSFAPTYKYEPHSRKYCGDDPTKKEKRRVPSWCDRILSFGKGLRNLNYRRTENLLSDHRPVTALFMAEVEVFCHRKLKKALVFTDAELALEEEEEDAIRDLDFNIGIGRSRFG is encoded by the exons ATGGCACCACTTATGAAACCCAATTTCAGAAGACAATCTGAG tTTTTCTGGCCAAGAATTGTTCTGAAAAAGTTGCTAAACATACACAAGAATGAAGATGATTTTAGTGCTGACCCAGATGAAGCTGATAGTGGTTCTGATTCTGATGATGAAG AAATTGGTGTTAACAAAGTGGAGCAATCTAAATTCGTGTTTAATG GCAATGAGACATTTATCAAGAGAAGACGGCGGAATTCGGAGACTTTTCGGACTCAATATATAAACAACAAAGAGATTAG AGTATGTGTTGGGACATGGAATGTTGGCGGTGTAGTTCCACCGGATGACCTTGATATCAAAGATTGGTTGGATACTGATGAGCTCGCCGATATATATGTGCTCGG TTTTCAAGAGATTGTTCCACTAAATGCTGGGAACATTTTCGGTGCTGAAGATAACAAACCAGTACAAGTGTGGGAAAGTGTTATTCGCAATACGTTGAATAAAACTCAGCCATTGAAGGAAAAAACATTTAAATGCTATAGTGCACCTCCTTCTCCAACAAAAACTAGTACATTGAATGATATTGTGGATATGGAAGATGAAATACTGAATGGAACTTCTAGTGATGATGAAATTGGTGAAGAAGTCCATCCAGTGGACGATGAGTCGATGGACTTCTTCGATCAAATGGATGGAAGCGAAGATAGTGTTAAGCTACCAACACTTGCTGTTGTGTTAAAGGCTCTaagagaagaggaagaattaGAGAGTGAAATTATTTCACCAAAGATTCTCAAGGCTTTAAAACAAGACAGATTAGAGACTGTAAGGATTCTACAGGCTTTGAAAGAAGAGGGGTTAGAGAATGAAGTTATTTCCCCCAAGGTACTAAGCAGATTAAATTGCCTGAAATTGGAGGATAGTCTGGGAAGCCCGGAACCAGCAGTTAAACACCAACAGAAAATTTTAAACAGAAACCTTAGTGGGATAGAAAAGATCGGTCTAAGTTGGCCAGAACCACCACTGAATTTCGTAGGCCAGCATGTTCATGAGAGAGCGAAATCGTTTAAATCAGTCAAGACATTTAAGAAATCTGATTCTATTAGAAAATACAATTCTTTTAAACCAGCACCAAGTGGAGATAGATTTGGCTTTGCTGAGACAGATTCAATCTTGGATTGTGACCTCGATGCACATATAGCCAAGAAGAGACCGCCATTTGTGAAGATAGTTAGCAAGCAAATGGTCGGAGTTTTCATTACTATATGGGTTCGGAGAGGTTTGAGGCGACATATTCAGAACTTGAAGGTTTCTGCTGTTGGTGTTGGTGTTATGGGTTACATTGGTAACAAG GGATCTGTATCAGTAAGCATGTCTATCTACCAGACACCCTTCTGTTTTATATGCACACATTTAACATCTggtgaaaaagaagaaaatgaagtcaAAAGGAATTCTGACGTGCAAGAAATTCATAGACGGACACAGTTTCATTCAGTTTCTGCAATTGGTTTGGCTAAAACCATTAGCGACCATGA AAGAATATTTTGGTTTGGGGATTTAAACTATCGAATCAGTTTACCATACGAGAAAACATGCAAACTCATCTCAGAAAGCGCATGGTCTTCATTGCTTGAGAAAGACCAG CTATCAAAAGAATTCAAAAAAGGGCACGTATTTGAAGGATGGAAAGAAGGTACCTTAAGTTTTGCACCTACATACAAATATGAAcctcattcaagaaaatattgcGGAGATGACCCAACGAAAAAGGAAAAGAGACGTGTTCCTTCATG GTGCGACCGGATACTTTCATTTGGAAAGGGATTGAGAAACTTGAATTATAGAAGGACAGAGAACTTGCTTTCTGATCATCGACCAGTAACTGCCCTTTTTATGGCTGAGGTAGAGGTCTTCTGTCATAGGAAACTAAAGAAGGCCCTTGTATTCACCGATGCAGAACTAGCactagaagaggaagaagaagatgctatACGAGATTTGGATTTCAATATCGGGATTGGGAGGAGTCGTTTCGGATAG
- the LOC113287075 gene encoding probable choline kinase 2 — translation MGVNNSEGRLPGEAKKILHSLASKWSDIVDSNDLQVTPLKGAMTNEVYQIKWPKAEGDHNPRKVLVRIYGEGVDCFFDRNDEIRTFECMSKHGQGPRLLGRFQNGRIEEFIHARTLSAPDLRDPEISALIAAKMWEFHDLHMPGPKDVILWKRLRNWLVEAKRVCSPEEASALKLDSLEAEISILEKALSGESRRVGFCHNDLQYGNIMMDETTRLVTIIDYEYSGYSPIAYDIANHFCEMSADYHSETPHILDFNKYPALEERKRFVIQYLSTSGKQPSDIDVEELLEDVEKFTLASHLAWGLWGIISEHVNEIDFDYMEYARQRLDQYWLTKPKLLSSSLHSKDVTVVR, via the exons ATGGGTGTGAATAATAGTGAAGGACGATTACCAGGAGAAGCAAAGAAGATATTACATTCATTGGCATCAAAATGGAGTGATATCGTAGATTCTAATGATTTACAGGTGACTCCATTAAAAGGAGCAATGACAAATGAAGTGTATCAAATAAAGTGGCCGAAAGCAGAAGGGGATCATAATCCTAGAAAGGTTCTGGTGAGGATTTATGGTGAAGGTGTGGATTGTTTTTTTGATAGGAATGATGAGATTCGGACGTTTGAGTGCATGTCGAAACACGGGCAAGGGCCGAGGCTGCTTGGGAGGTTTCAGAATGGACGGATCGAGGAATTTATTCATGCAAGG ACACTATCTGCACCCGACTTGCGTGACCCAGAGATATCTGCTTTAATAGCAGCCAAAATGTGGGAGTTCCATGATCTTCATATGCCTGGCCCAAAGGATGTAATCCTCTGGAAACGATTAAG AAATTGGCTTGTTGAGGCCAAACGTGTGTGTTCTCCTGAAGAAGCTAGTGCACTTAAGTTGGATTCCCTTGAGGCAGAAATCTCTATCTTGGAAAAAGCACTTTCAGGAGAGAGCAGAAGGGTTGGCTTTTGCCACAACGATTTGCAATATGGAAATATCATGATGGATGAAACAACCAGATTAGTAACTATAATC GATTATGAGTACTCTGGTTATAGTCCGATCGCCTATGATATTGCGAATCACTTCTGTGAAATGTCCGCTGATTATCATTCTGAGACACCTCATATCTTAGATTTCAATAAATACCCAG CTTTGGAGGAACGGAAAAGGTTCGTAATTCAGTATTTGAGTACTTCAG GCAAGCAGCCAAGCGACATTGACGTGGAAGAGCTACTTGAAGATGTAGAGAAATTCACCCTTGCAAGCCATTTGGCTTGGGGCTTGTGGGGAATAATCTCG GAACATGTCAATGAAATCGACTTCGATTACATGGAGTATGCAAGGCAAAGGCTTGACCAATACTGGTTGACGAAGCCAAAATTATTGTCATCTTCTTTACACAGCAAAGATGTCACCGTTGTGAGATAG